The following coding sequences lie in one Sorghum bicolor cultivar BTx623 chromosome 6, Sorghum_bicolor_NCBIv3, whole genome shotgun sequence genomic window:
- the LOC8075842 gene encoding protein NRT1/ PTR FAMILY 4.4, which produces MDVEMSCAAAVSVDWRGRPCRPRRHGGMRAAVFVLGIQALEIMSIAAVGNNLITYVFGEMHFPLSQAANVVTNFVGTIFLLALLGGFLSDSYLGCFWTMLIFGFVELSGFILLSLQAHLPQLKPPPCNMASSTDVGGGGCEKASGFKSTVLFLALYLVALGSGCLKPNMIAHGADQFDGGAARRLPTYFNAAYFSFCAGELVALTALVWVQTHSGMDVGFGISAVAMAAGLVCLVSGAAFYRNKPPQGSIFTPIARVFVAAFTKRKQVCPSNSNSVNAGACEPARLAGNFRHSNKFRFLDKACIPVAPQGPNTKPESAWRLCTAAQVQQAKTLLAVTPIFACTIIFNTVLAQLQTFSVQQGSAMDTALPPGSGSFRIPPASLQAIPYAMLLALVPAYELLLVPLMKRVTGTRSGITPLQRIGVGLGTVAFSMVAAADVERRRRVAAAEGRQMSVLWIVPQFLVFGVSEMFTAVGLIEFFYKQACAAGMQAFLTALTYCSYAFGFYLSSVLVSLVNRVTARHGGGGWLGDNDLNKDRLDLFYWMLAALSVLNFFVYLLCARWYNAGADGCDAPASAGQVASEVDDGKEII; this is translated from the exons ATGGACGTGGAGATGAGCTGCGCGGCGGCGGTCTCCGTGGACTGGCGTGGCCGCCCGTGCCGGCCGCGGCGGCACGGCGGCATGCGCGCCGCCGTCTTCGTCCTAG GCATCCAGGCGTTGGAGATCATGTCGATCGCGGCGGTGGGGAACAACCTCATCACGTACGTGTTCGGGGAGATGCACTTCCCGCTGTCGCAGGCGGCCAACGTGGTGACCAACTTCGTCGGCACCATCTTCCTCCTCGCCCTCCTCGGCGGCTTCCTCTCCGACTCCTACCTCGGCTGCTTCTGGACCATGCTCATCTTCGGCTTCGTCGAGCTCTCG GGCTTCATACTCCTGTCACTGCAAGCGCACCTGCCGCAGCTGAAGCCGCCGCCGTGCAACATGGCGTCGTCCacggacgtcggcggcggcggctgcgagAAGGCCAGTGGCTTCAAGTCCACCGTCTTATTCCTGGCGCTGTACCTGGTGGCGCTGGGCAGCGGGTGCCTGAAGCCCAACATGATCGCGCACGGCGCGGACCAGTTCGACGGCGGCGCCGCCCGGAGGCTGCCGACCTACTTCAACGCGGCCTACTTCAGCTTCTGTGCGGGCGAGCTGGTCGCGCTCACGGCGCTGGTCTGGGTGCAGACGCACTCCGGCATGGACGTCGGGTTTGGTATCTCGGCGGTCGCCATGGCGGCCGGGCTCGTCTGCCTCGTGTCCGGCGCCGCCTTCTACCGGAATAAGCCTCCGCAGGGCAGCATCTTCACGCCCATTGCAAGG GTATTCGTCGCTGCCTTCACCAAGAGGAAGCAAGTCTGCCCTTCCAACTCCAATTCTGTCAACGCCGGAGCTTGCGAGCCGGCACGCCTCGCCGGCAACTTCCGCCACAGCAACAAATTCAG GTTCCTGGACAAGGCATGCATCCCGGTAGCGCCGCAGGGGCCGAACACGAAGCCGGAGAGCGCGTGGCGGCTGTGCACGGCGGCGCAGGTGCAGCAGGCGAAGACGCTCCTCGCCGTGACGCCCATCTTCGCGTGCACCATCATCTTCAACACCGTGCTCGCGCAGCTGCAGACCTTCTCGGTGCAGCAGGGCAGCGCCATGGACACGGCGCTCCCGCCGGGCTCCGGGTCCTTCCGCATCCCGCCGGCGTCGCTGCAGGCCATCCCGTACGCCATGCTGCTGGCGCTCGTCCCGGCCTACGAGCTCCTCCTCGTCCCGCTCATGAAGCGCGTCACGGGCACCCGGTCCGGGATCACCCCGCTCCAGCGGATCGGCGTCGGCCTGGGCACCGTCGCGTTCTCGATGGTCGCGGCGGCCGACGTCGAGCGCAGGCGCCGGGTCGCCGCCGCGGAGGGCCGCCAGATGTCCGTGCTGTGGATCGTGCCGCAGTTCCTCGTCTTCGGCGTGTCCGAGATGTTCACCGCCGTGGGGCTCATCGAGTTCTTCTACAAGCAGGCGTGCGCCGCCGGCATGCAGGCCTTCCTCACGGCGCTCACGTACTGCTCCTACGCGTTCGGGTTCTACCTCAGCTCGGTGCTCGTCTCGCTGGTGAACAGGGTCACGGCgaggcacggcggcggcgggtggcTCGGAGACAACGACCTGAACAAGGATAGGCTGGACCTCTTCTACTGGATGCTCGCCGCGCTCAGCGTGCTCAACTTCTTCGTCTACCTGCTCTGTGCGAGGTGGTACAATGCTGGCGCGGATGGTTGCGATGCACCTGCCTCTGCTGGTCAGGTGGCGTCAGAGGTTGATGATGGCAAGGAGATCATCTGA
- the LOC8080340 gene encoding CLPTM1-like membrane protein cnrB, whose translation MSQPAATVAAAAQPQGRGPAGRQGGGGGLGQNIAGIVRMAVFWYFAAKFFGPKRPPADPGMLMSNLFQKGEPMDMWMYLSENEKFNDFANEDALIWHESNIPYAVWGPTSTRTRSLTYYPSETLKHNGSLYAHVYFARSGYPVDPTDPEYEQKSAFGRTHPVVAFLPKSKAGKKKSLLGDSEELEEQAPPKENKEFEDKDEGPTEYISYWKPNVTINLVEDFTRYPNNNVPPNVAPYLNVDPATGDYYPTVFFNEFWLLRDKLIALNETVEELPLNLEVGPISMTKWQLFLQIEQSFQVHRSYGSMLEGEADELKRVFLEGNPYLLGLTMVVSLLHSLFDFLAFKNDIQFWNKNKSMEGLSAKSVVLNFVCQLVVFLYLLDNDTSWMILASSGIGVCIEFWKIGKAMHIEVDRSGKIPMLRFRDRESYAQNKTKEYDAIAMKYLTYVLFLLVIGFSIYSLKYEKHKSWYSWILSSMTSCVYMFGFIMMCPQLFINYKLKSVAHMPWRQMTYKFLNTIIDDLFAFVIKMPMLHRLSVFRDDVIFLIYLYQRWKYPVDKKRVNEFGFGGEDEPAAQGALEGSAAQPTEAEAEDKKTK comes from the exons ATGTCGCAGCCGGCGGCGAcggtggccgcggcggcgcagcCGCAGGGTCGCGGCCCCGCGGGGCgccagggcggcggcggcggcctgggGCAGAACATCGCCGGCATCGTGCGGATGGCGGTGTTCTGGTACTTCGCGGCCAAGTTCTTCGGGCCCAAGCGCCCACCCGCGGACCCCGGGATGCTCATGTCCAACCTCTTCCAGAAGGGCGAGCCAATG GATATGTGGATGTATTTGTCAGAGAACGAGAAGTTCAACGATTTTGCTAATGAGGATGCACTTATTTGGCATGAGtccaacataccatatgcagtcTGGGGACCTACCAGTACTAGAACACGATCATTAACATACTATCCTTCAGAG ACTCTCAAGCATAATGGCTCTTTGTATGCTCATGTTTACTTTGCCCGCTCGGGTTACCCTGTGGACCCTACAGATCCAGAATATGAGCAGAAATCTGCATTTGGGAGGACACATC CTGTTGTGGCATTCTTGCCGAAATCAAAAGCTGGTAAAAAGAAGAGCTTGCTTGGAGATtcagaagagcttgaagagcaAGCACCACCTAAG GAGAATAAAGAATTTGAGGATAAAGATGAGGGTCCTACTGAATATATATCTTATTGGAAACCAAATGTAACAATAAATCTTGTTGAAGACTTCACACG ATATCCCAACAATAATGTACCTCCCAACGTTGCTCCAT ATCTGAATGTGGATCCAGCTACGGGCGATTATTATCCTACAGTATTCTTCAATGAGTTTTGGCTACTGAGGGATAAATTAATAGCGCTTAATGAGACTGTGGAGGAATTGCCTTTAAACCTTGAAGTTGGTCCTATTAGCATGACCAAGTGGCAGTTGTTTTTACAGATTGAGCAGTCCTTCCAGGTTCATCGTAGTTATGGAAGTATGCTTGAAGGCGAGGCTGATGAACTCAAG AGGGTTTTCCTTGAAGGAAATCCTTATCTTCTTGGATTGACTATGGTTGTTTCTCTATTACATTCTCTGTTTGATTTCCTGGCCTTCAAAAATG ATATCCAGTTCTGGAACAAGAACAAGTCCATGGAAGGTTTATCGGCAAAATCTGTGGTTCTGAATTTTGTGTGTCAACTAGTTGTTTTCCTGTACCTTCTTGACAATGACACTTCATGGATGATCCTTGCTAGCTCTGGAATTGGTGTGTGCATTGAATTTTGGAAAATCGGAAAGGCGATGCATATTGAG GTCGATAGAAGTGGAAAAATTCCCATGTTGAGGTTCCGAGACCGCGAATCATATGCACAGAATAAGACCAAAGAGTACGATGCCATTGCAATGAAGTACCTTACCTATGTTCTTTTCCTACTTGTGATCGGTTTCTCTATCTATTCACTTAAGTATGAAAAGCACAAGAGCTGGTACTCATGGATACTTTCTTCCATGACAAGTTGTGTGTACATGTTTG GTTTCATTATGATGTGCCCCCAATTATTTATCAACTACAAGCTGAAGTCTGTTGCTCATATGCCATGGAGACAAATGACCTAcaagttcctcaacactataatTGATGACCTTTTTGCATTTGTCATTAAAATGCCAATGCTTCATCGTCTCTCAGTTTTCAGAGATG ATGTTATCTTCTTGATATACCTCTATCAGAGGTGGAAATATCCGGTTGACAAGAAGCGTGTCAATGAGTTTGGCTTCGGAGGCGAGGACGAACCGGCAGCCCAGGGGGCTCTGGAAGGAAGTGCAGCCCAGCCAACGGAGGCTGAGGCCGAGGACAAGAAAACCAAGTGA